From Streptobacillus canis, a single genomic window includes:
- a CDS encoding ABC transporter substrate-binding protein: MKKLLTILFTFILIISCGTKEIGKMEDKPKEKITIVLDWVPNTNHTGLFVAKEKGFFNEYGLDVEIVQPPEGSTTQLIGTGKAQVGISFQDTLAKYFAAKEKLPVTAIAAILQHNTSGLVSLKDKNITSFKDLEGKTYGTWEDPIEQAILNKLMADEGASFEKVNVIPYSWDVLKALQTDTDAAWIYYAWDGIALKNAGLEFNFLDVKVAPELDYYTPVIIANNDFLATHEEDAMNLMKAIEKGYLYAIDNVEESVDILLKEAPELDRNLVLESQKWINGQYVDEGVKWGHIDSGRWNTFYNWLFENGLLENTIEKDYGFTNKYLGE, from the coding sequence ATGAAAAAATTACTAACTATCCTATTCACATTTATTTTAATAATAAGTTGTGGAACAAAAGAAATTGGAAAGATGGAGGATAAACCAAAAGAAAAAATTACTATAGTTCTTGATTGGGTACCTAATACTAATCATACTGGATTATTTGTTGCTAAAGAAAAAGGTTTCTTTAATGAATATGGTTTAGATGTTGAAATAGTACAACCTCCTGAAGGAAGTACAACTCAATTAATTGGTACAGGTAAAGCACAAGTAGGAATAAGTTTCCAAGATACATTAGCTAAATATTTTGCAGCTAAAGAAAAATTACCAGTTACTGCAATTGCAGCTATTTTACAACATAATACATCAGGACTTGTATCTTTAAAAGATAAAAATATTACATCATTTAAAGATTTAGAAGGTAAAACTTATGGAACTTGGGAAGATCCAATTGAACAAGCTATTTTAAATAAATTAATGGCTGATGAAGGTGCAAGTTTTGAAAAAGTAAATGTTATACCTTATTCATGGGATGTATTAAAAGCTTTACAAACTGATACTGATGCTGCGTGGATTTATTATGCATGGGATGGAATTGCTTTAAAAAATGCAGGTTTAGAATTTAATTTCTTAGATGTTAAAGTTGCACCAGAATTAGACTACTATACACCAGTTATTATTGCTAATAATGACTTCTTAGCTACACATGAAGAAGATGCTATGAATTTAATGAAAGCTATAGAAAAAGGTTACCTATATGCAATAGATAATGTTGAAGAATCAGTAGATATATTATTAAAAGAAGCACCAGAACTTGATAGAAACTTAGTATTAGAATCTCAAAAATGGATTAATGGTCAATATGTTGATGAAGGTGTTAAATGGGGACATATAGATTCAGGAAGATGGAATACATTCTATAACTGGTTATTCGAAAATGGATTACTTGAAAATACTATAGAAAAAGATTATGGATTTACTAATAAATATTTAGGAGAATAA
- a CDS encoding ABC transporter ATP-binding protein, whose amino-acid sequence MIKLEVKDLSVVFDGKTIVEDINFHVDSGELVSVIGLSGSGKTTIFNAVAGIIPVNSGKILLNNEDVTGKNGKMSYMLQKDLLLQFKNVLENIALPLIIKGMGKKEAYEKVMANLETFGLEGLEKKYPKELSGGQRQRVAFLRTYMFSDDMNLLDEPFSALDLITKASIHKWYMDIRKKLNLTTLLITHDIDEAILLSNRIYILTLDNGVGKISKEIKIDLENRNNTTMEFIEFKKKILVELGKK is encoded by the coding sequence ATGATAAAGTTAGAAGTTAAAGATTTAAGTGTTGTTTTTGATGGAAAGACTATAGTTGAAGATATTAATTTTCATGTAGATAGTGGAGAACTAGTAAGTGTTATAGGCCTATCTGGAAGTGGAAAGACAACTATATTTAATGCAGTAGCAGGGATTATACCTGTAAATAGTGGAAAGATATTATTAAATAATGAAGATGTTACAGGTAAAAATGGTAAGATGAGCTATATGTTACAAAAAGACTTGTTACTACAGTTTAAAAACGTTTTGGAAAATATTGCACTACCTTTAATAATAAAAGGCATGGGGAAAAAGGAGGCCTATGAAAAAGTTATGGCTAATCTTGAGACCTTTGGATTAGAGGGCCTTGAGAAAAAATATCCAAAAGAATTATCAGGTGGACAAAGACAAAGAGTAGCTTTTTTGAGAACATATATGTTTTCTGATGACATGAATTTACTTGATGAACCATTTTCAGCGCTAGATCTAATAACTAAAGCAAGTATACATAAATGGTATATGGATATTAGAAAGAAATTAAATTTAACAACTTTATTAATAACTCATGATATAGATGAAGCGATATTGTTATCTAATAGAATATATATATTGACTTTAGATAATGGTGTTGGGAAGATATCTAAAGAAATAAAAATAGATTTAGAAAATAGAAATAACACTACTATGGAATTTATAGAATTTAAGAAAAAAATACTAGTAGAATTAGGGAAAAAATAG
- the rplJ gene encoding 50S ribosomal protein L10, which produces MASKANIAAVEMLTEKLKEAKAVVFVDYKGITVNEDTQLRSEARKANVEYFVAKNRLVQIALKNVGLDLELKELAEGTTSFALGFEDGVAPSKLIYDFSQQFKGEKLKIKGGIVDGKVADKNTIEALAKLPSRPELLGMIAYGLLSPVRMLAVGLSNVAEQKEA; this is translated from the coding sequence ATGGCATCAAAAGCTAATATTGCAGCAGTAGAAATGTTAACTGAAAAATTAAAAGAGGCAAAGGCAGTTGTTTTCGTTGATTATAAAGGAATTACAGTTAATGAAGATACACAGTTAAGAAGTGAAGCAAGAAAAGCTAATGTAGAATATTTTGTAGCAAAAAATAGATTAGTACAAATAGCTTTAAAAAATGTAGGTTTAGATCTTGAGTTAAAAGAATTAGCTGAAGGTACAACATCATTTGCTTTAGGATTTGAAGACGGAGTTGCACCATCAAAATTAATCTATGATTTCTCACAACAATTTAAAGGTGAAAAATTAAAAATTAAAGGTGGAATTGTTGATGGAAAAGTAGCTGATAAAAATACAATAGAAGCATTAGCTAAGTTACCATCAAGACCAGAATTACTAGGTATGATAGCTTACGGATTATTATCACCAGTAAGAATGTTAGCAGTTGGATTATCTAACGTAGCAGAACAAAAAGAAGCATAA
- the rplL gene encoding 50S ribosomal protein L7/L12, giving the protein MAFNKEQFIEDLKAMTVLELKEVVEAIEETFGVSAQPVAVAGGAVAAEAVEEKTNFDVVLTGAGANKIAVIKEVRAITGLGLKEAKDLVDNGGAVKEGASKEEAEDIKAKLEAAGASVELK; this is encoded by the coding sequence ATGGCATTTAATAAAGAACAATTTATTGAAGATTTAAAAGCAATGACAGTATTAGAATTAAAAGAAGTAGTAGAAGCTATAGAAGAAACTTTTGGAGTATCAGCACAACCAGTTGCAGTTGCAGGAGGAGCAGTAGCTGCTGAAGCAGTTGAAGAAAAAACTAACTTTGACGTAGTATTAACAGGAGCAGGTGCTAATAAAATAGCTGTTATCAAAGAAGTAAGAGCAATCACAGGATTAGGATTAAAAGAAGCTAAAGACTTAGTAGATAACGGTGGAGCAGTTAAAGAAGGAGCTTCAAAAGAAGAAGCAGAAGATATTAAAGCTAAATTAGAAGCTGCTGGAGCATCTGTAGAATTAAAATAA
- the rpoB gene encoding DNA-directed RNA polymerase subunit beta: MNNKLIKRYSFGKIKDRGEMPNFLEFQLDSYEDFLQTKRSHTARELKGLEAIFQETFPIESANGTLKLEYFGYEIHDSEAPLNDELECKKRGKTYSGQLKVNLRLTNNKTGEIKETLVHFGDIPLMTDKATFIINGAERVVVSQLHRSPGITFNKELNMQTGKDMFIGKIIPYKGTWLEFETDKNDVLNVKIDRKKKVLASVFLKAVKFFETNAEIMDEFFEVKTINLAPIYKKYKNIEDAKSVIRTEIEGSFVNEDVIDEKTGEIVVEAESFIDEIIVDKLLELNTSEITIWEVKPEDRMIAKSIKDDHTKSSDEAVVEVFKKLKPGDIVTVESAYNLIIPMFFNPQRYDFAPVGRYKINKRLKLEGEINEQDIVLTKNDVIATINYLKVLYNGGGSTDDIDNLSNRRVRGVGELLSIQIKGGVAKMSKMVREKMQTQDINTLTPQSLLNTKPLNALILEFFGSGQLSQFMDQSNPLAELTHKRRISALGPGGLSRDRAGFEVRDVHNSHYGRVCPIETPEGPNIGLIASLSTYGKVNKYGFIETPFVKVKDGVADFNDINYLAADEEEGLFIAQADTNIDEKGRLLDNEVTCRYGDEIVHVRKEQVDLMDVSPKQIVSVSAGLIPFLEHDDANRALMGSNMQRQAVPLLKTEAPYVGTGLERKVAIDSGAVLVSKVKGEVTYVDASKIIVTDEKGDDHLHRLLNFEKSNQSMCLHQKPIIDLGAKVEKGDILADGPSTAGGDLALGKNILLAFMPWEGYNFEDGILISERLRKDDVFTSLHIEEFDIEARTTKLGEEEITREIPNVSEEALRNLDKNGIVRVGAYVEPDDILVGKVTPKGESEPPAEERLLRAIFGEKAKDVRDTSLRLPHGVKGTVVDVLVLSKENKDDLKAGVNKVVRIYVAEKRKIMVGDKMSGRHGNKGVISRVLPVEDMPHLEDGTPVDVCLNPLGVPSRMNIGQVLEVHLGLAIGDMDKYIATPVFDGATEEDVKNYLEEAGYPRTGKVKLIDGRTGEYFDNPVTVGRMYMLKLHHLVEDKMHARAIGPYSLVTQQPLGGKAQFGGQRLGEMEVWALEAYGASNILQEMLTVKSDDINGRTKTYESIIKGQAMPEADAPESFKVLVKEFQSLGLDVNLYNKEGERIELDNNFEG, translated from the coding sequence ATGAATAACAAACTAATTAAAAGATATAGTTTTGGGAAAATTAAAGATAGGGGAGAAATGCCTAATTTTTTAGAGTTCCAATTAGATTCTTATGAAGATTTTTTACAAACTAAAAGATCTCATACTGCAAGAGAACTAAAAGGATTAGAAGCAATATTCCAAGAAACATTCCCAATAGAATCTGCTAATGGTACTTTAAAATTAGAGTATTTTGGGTATGAAATACACGATAGTGAAGCACCATTAAATGACGAGTTAGAATGTAAAAAAAGAGGAAAAACTTATTCAGGTCAATTAAAAGTTAATTTAAGATTAACAAACAATAAAACTGGAGAAATAAAAGAAACATTAGTACATTTTGGGGATATACCTTTAATGACTGATAAAGCAACTTTCATCATAAATGGAGCAGAAAGAGTTGTTGTTTCTCAATTACATAGATCACCAGGGATTACATTCAATAAAGAATTAAATATGCAAACTGGTAAAGATATGTTTATTGGTAAAATAATTCCATATAAAGGGACATGGCTTGAATTTGAAACAGATAAAAATGATGTTTTAAATGTGAAAATTGATAGAAAGAAAAAAGTATTAGCATCAGTATTCTTAAAAGCAGTTAAGTTCTTTGAAACTAATGCTGAGATTATGGATGAATTCTTTGAAGTTAAAACAATCAATTTAGCACCTATTTATAAAAAATATAAAAATATAGAAGATGCTAAAAGTGTTATTAGAACTGAAATAGAAGGTTCATTTGTAAATGAAGATGTAATAGATGAAAAAACAGGAGAAATAGTAGTTGAAGCTGAAAGCTTTATAGATGAAATTATAGTAGATAAATTATTAGAATTAAATACATCTGAAATTACTATTTGGGAAGTTAAACCTGAAGATAGAATGATAGCTAAATCAATTAAAGATGATCATACTAAATCATCTGATGAAGCTGTTGTAGAAGTATTCAAAAAATTAAAACCTGGAGACATAGTTACAGTAGAAAGTGCATATAACTTAATTATACCTATGTTCTTTAACCCTCAAAGATATGATTTTGCACCAGTTGGTAGATACAAAATCAATAAGAGATTAAAACTTGAAGGTGAAATTAATGAGCAAGATATAGTTCTTACTAAAAATGACGTAATTGCTACTATCAATTACCTAAAAGTATTATACAATGGTGGAGGAAGTACAGATGATATCGATAACTTATCAAACAGAAGGGTAAGAGGAGTAGGAGAGTTATTATCTATTCAAATTAAAGGTGGAGTTGCTAAAATGTCTAAAATGGTTAGAGAAAAAATGCAAACTCAAGATATAAATACTTTAACACCACAAAGTTTATTGAACACTAAACCATTAAATGCTTTAATTTTAGAATTCTTTGGAAGTGGACAATTATCACAATTCATGGATCAATCTAACCCACTTGCAGAATTAACTCATAAGAGAAGAATTTCAGCATTAGGACCTGGAGGATTATCAAGAGATAGAGCGGGATTCGAGGTTCGTGACGTTCATAACTCTCACTATGGAAGGGTATGTCCAATAGAAACTCCAGAAGGACCAAATATAGGACTTATTGCATCATTATCAACTTATGGTAAAGTAAATAAATATGGATTTATTGAAACTCCGTTTGTTAAAGTAAAAGATGGTGTTGCAGACTTTAATGATATTAACTATCTTGCAGCAGATGAAGAAGAAGGATTATTCATCGCCCAAGCGGATACAAATATAGATGAAAAAGGCAGATTACTAGATAATGAAGTAACTTGTAGATATGGTGATGAAATAGTTCACGTAAGAAAAGAACAAGTTGATTTAATGGACGTATCGCCTAAACAAATAGTTTCAGTATCAGCTGGATTAATTCCATTCTTAGAACACGATGATGCCAATCGTGCACTGATGGGATCAAACATGCAAAGACAAGCAGTACCATTATTAAAAACAGAAGCTCCTTATGTAGGAACTGGACTTGAAAGAAAAGTTGCTATAGATTCTGGAGCAGTACTTGTATCTAAAGTTAAGGGAGAAGTTACTTATGTTGATGCAAGTAAGATTATAGTAACAGATGAAAAAGGTGATGATCACTTACATAGATTATTAAACTTTGAAAAATCAAACCAAAGTATGTGTTTACACCAAAAACCAATTATAGATTTAGGTGCTAAAGTTGAAAAAGGTGACATCTTAGCAGATGGACCATCGACAGCTGGTGGAGACTTAGCATTAGGTAAAAATATATTACTTGCATTCATGCCTTGGGAAGGATACAATTTCGAGGATGGAATTTTAATATCAGAAAGATTAAGAAAAGATGATGTATTTACTTCATTACATATTGAAGAGTTTGATATTGAAGCAAGAACAACTAAATTAGGAGAAGAAGAAATAACTAGAGAAATACCAAATGTATCTGAAGAAGCATTACGTAACTTAGATAAAAACGGTATAGTTAGAGTAGGTGCATATGTTGAACCAGATGATATCTTAGTTGGTAAAGTAACTCCTAAAGGAGAAAGTGAACCACCTGCAGAAGAAAGATTATTAAGAGCAATCTTTGGAGAAAAAGCTAAAGATGTTAGAGATACATCTCTAAGACTACCACATGGAGTAAAAGGAACTGTAGTAGATGTATTAGTACTATCTAAAGAAAATAAAGATGACTTAAAAGCAGGAGTAAATAAAGTCGTTAGAATTTACGTTGCTGAAAAGAGAAAAATAATGGTTGGAGATAAAATGTCAGGAAGACATGGTAATAAAGGGGTTATATCTCGTGTGTTACCAGTAGAAGACATGCCACATTTAGAAGACGGAACTCCAGTTGACGTATGTTTAAACCCATTAGGGGTTCCCTCTCGTATGAACATAGGACAAGTATTAGAGGTACATTTAGGACTTGCTATTGGAGATATGGATAAATATATTGCAACACCAGTATTTGACGGTGCAACTGAAGAAGATGTTAAGAATTACTTAGAAGAAGCTGGATATCCTAGAACTGGAAAAGTTAAACTAATAGATGGAAGAACTGGAGAATATTTTGATAATCCAGTAACTGTAGGAAGAATGTACATGTTAAAACTACACCACTTAGTTGAAGATAAGATGCATGCTAGAGCAATAGGACCATATTCATTAGTCACTCAACAACCACTTGGAGGTAAAGCTCAATTTGGTGGACAAAGATTAGGGGAAATGGAAGTTTGGGCTCTTGAAGCATATGGAGCATCAAATATCCTTCAAGAAATGTTAACTGTTAAATCTGATGATATTAACGGAAGAACTAAGACTTATGAATCAATAATTAAAGGACAAGCAATGCCAGAAGCAGATGCCCCTGAATCATTTAAAGTATTAGTAAAAGAATTCCAATCTTTAGGATTAGATGTAAATCTATATAATAAAGAGGGAGAAAGAATAGAATTAGATAACAATTTCGAAGGATAA